One genomic segment of Kocuria rhizophila DC2201 includes these proteins:
- the hutI gene encoding imidazolonepropionase, protein MSELITGIGELHTVDPARGADSVLRDAAVVVENGLIAWMGRASEAPAADRAVDVEGRAALPGWVDSHTHLVFAGDRGEEFAARMAGEAYAAGGIGVTTNATREASDETLRGLVAGRVRDAVAGGTTYLETKTGYGLDVEQELRAAKIAAGAADEVTFLGAHLVPEGVDADEYVETVCGPMLEAVTPYVQWADVFCERGAFNPEQSRRVLEACRDAGLGLRVHGNQIGPGEGVSLAVELGAASVDHCNFLSDEDVAALAGSDTVATVLPACDLSTRAPLAPARELLDAGATAAIASNCNPGTSYTTSMNFCVATAVLQMKLTVDEAIRAATLGGAKALRRDVSTPGRPAVGHLAVGTRADLHVLDAPQAVHLAYRPGMPLTWGVWRAGRREI, encoded by the coding sequence GTGAGCGAGCTCATCACCGGCATCGGCGAGCTGCACACCGTGGACCCCGCCCGGGGTGCGGACTCCGTGCTCAGGGACGCGGCCGTCGTCGTCGAGAACGGGCTGATCGCGTGGATGGGCCGCGCCTCCGAGGCCCCCGCTGCGGACCGCGCCGTGGACGTGGAGGGGCGCGCGGCGCTGCCCGGCTGGGTGGACTCGCACACGCACCTGGTGTTCGCCGGGGACCGTGGTGAGGAATTCGCCGCGCGTATGGCCGGTGAGGCATACGCGGCGGGTGGCATCGGCGTGACCACGAACGCCACCCGGGAAGCCAGTGACGAGACCCTGCGCGGGCTCGTGGCCGGGCGCGTGCGGGATGCCGTGGCCGGTGGCACCACCTACCTGGAGACGAAGACGGGCTACGGCCTGGACGTCGAGCAGGAGCTGCGCGCGGCGAAGATCGCTGCGGGCGCCGCGGACGAGGTCACGTTCCTGGGCGCCCACCTGGTGCCCGAGGGCGTGGACGCGGACGAGTACGTGGAGACGGTGTGCGGGCCCATGCTCGAGGCCGTGACCCCGTACGTGCAGTGGGCGGACGTGTTCTGCGAGCGCGGGGCGTTCAACCCGGAGCAGTCCCGCCGCGTGCTCGAGGCCTGCCGGGACGCGGGGCTCGGGCTGCGGGTGCACGGCAACCAGATCGGTCCCGGTGAGGGTGTGTCCCTCGCCGTGGAGCTGGGGGCGGCATCCGTGGACCACTGCAACTTCCTCTCGGACGAGGACGTGGCGGCGCTGGCCGGCTCGGACACCGTGGCCACCGTGCTGCCGGCGTGCGACCTGTCCACCCGTGCCCCGCTGGCCCCGGCCCGTGAGCTGCTGGACGCGGGAGCCACCGCGGCGATCGCGTCCAACTGCAACCCCGGCACCAGCTACACCACGTCCATGAACTTCTGCGTGGCCACCGCGGTGCTGCAGATGAAGCTCACGGTGGACGAGGCCATCCGTGCGGCCACGCTCGGCGGTGCGAAGGCGCTGCGTCGTGACGTCTCCACCCCGGGCCGGCCCGCCGTGGGCCACCTCGCCGTGGGAACGCGCGCGGACCTGCACGTGCTGGACGCCCCGCAGGCCGTGCACCTGGCCTACCGCCCCGGCATGCCCCTCACGTGGGGCGTGTGGCGGGCGGGCCGCCGGGAGATCTGA
- a CDS encoding YjiH family protein: MSTLQEPARTNRADVLRFVLYSAIGIFMFFVPVTIGGKSTIPLDHIVTWLRENVGAAVPYYALAVILAGTVFPFVTGSWRASPVKMVFAFLNILGLVVGCALVFSVGPDWLMAKDMGPFLFNSLVIPVGLIVPIGAVFLALLIGYGLMEFIGVFLQPVMRPVWRTPGRSAIDAVASFVGSYSLALLLTDRVYREGRYTAREAAVIATGFSTVSASFMVIVAKALDLMDHWLLYFWLALVVTFLVTAITVRIPPLSRIPDDPYPGVEHQPEKLVTGRRFHHAWAEARGALHAAPSLGRNVWDNLRDGLRMAMSILPSILSIGLIGLVLARYTPIFDWLGYLFVPFAWVVGLPEPLLAGKASATGIAEMFLPATLVAGQDSLVLRLVIAIVCVSAIIFFSALVPSILATEIPVSIRSLVVIWFERVALTILIATPLVRLLT; this comes from the coding sequence ATGAGCACGCTCCAGGAACCCGCGCGCACCAACCGCGCCGATGTGCTGCGCTTCGTGCTCTACAGCGCCATCGGCATCTTCATGTTCTTCGTGCCCGTCACCATCGGCGGCAAGAGCACCATCCCGTTGGACCACATCGTCACGTGGCTCCGGGAGAACGTGGGTGCCGCCGTGCCGTACTACGCGCTGGCAGTGATTCTGGCGGGCACGGTGTTCCCGTTCGTCACGGGTTCCTGGCGGGCATCCCCGGTGAAGATGGTGTTCGCCTTCCTGAACATCCTGGGTCTGGTGGTCGGCTGCGCCCTGGTGTTCAGCGTGGGCCCGGACTGGCTCATGGCCAAGGACATGGGCCCGTTCCTCTTCAACTCCCTGGTGATCCCGGTGGGGCTGATCGTGCCCATCGGCGCCGTGTTCCTGGCACTGCTCATCGGGTACGGGCTCATGGAGTTCATCGGGGTGTTCCTGCAGCCGGTCATGCGCCCGGTGTGGCGCACCCCGGGCCGCTCGGCCATCGACGCCGTGGCGTCCTTCGTGGGCAGCTACTCCCTGGCGCTGCTGCTCACCGACCGCGTCTACCGGGAGGGCCGCTACACGGCGCGGGAAGCCGCCGTCATTGCCACGGGCTTCTCCACGGTGTCCGCGAGCTTCATGGTGATCGTGGCCAAGGCCCTGGACCTCATGGACCACTGGCTGCTCTACTTCTGGCTGGCCCTGGTGGTCACCTTCCTGGTCACCGCCATCACCGTGCGGATCCCGCCGCTGAGCCGCATCCCGGACGACCCCTACCCCGGCGTGGAGCACCAGCCGGAGAAGCTGGTCACCGGCCGTCGCTTCCACCACGCGTGGGCCGAGGCGCGCGGGGCCCTGCACGCCGCCCCCAGCCTGGGCCGCAACGTGTGGGACAACCTCCGGGACGGCCTGCGCATGGCCATGTCCATCCTCCCGTCGATCCTCTCGATCGGTCTGATCGGACTGGTGCTGGCCCGCTACACCCCGATCTTCGACTGGCTGGGGTACCTCTTCGTGCCGTTCGCGTGGGTCGTGGGCCTGCCGGAGCCGCTGCTGGCGGGCAAGGCGTCGGCCACGGGCATCGCGGAGATGTTCCTCCCCGCCACCCTGGTGGCCGGGCAGGACTCGCTCGTCCTGCGCCTGGTGATCGCGATTGTCTGCGTCTCCGCGATCATCTTCTTCTCCGCTCTCGTGCCGTCCATCCTGGCCACCGAGATCCCGGTCTCCATCCGCTCGCTGGTGGTCATCTGGTTCGAGCGCGTGGCGCTCACCATCCTCATCGCCACCCCGCTGGTGCGGCTGCTCACCTAG
- the hutH gene encoding histidine ammonia-lyase, with protein MTLFDTDLPTTVQLGSSGVTVGDVIAVARHDARVELTDEARERVAKVRRHIDELAASDVPAYGISTGFGALANKHIPLEKRTRLQKSLVRSHAAGTGPTVEREVVRALMFLRAKTLASGHTGIRVETLETMLAVLNAGITPVVHEFGSLGCSGDLAPLAHCALVLMGEGRAVGPDGTERPVPELLAEAGIEPVTLAEKEGLALINGTDGMLGQLIMALADLQNLLTAADITAAFSVEGLLGTDRVFVPELHEPLRPHPGQKYAAANMLKVLEGSGIVASHRVGDDRVQDAYSLRCAPQVAGGSRDTARYALTVAQQELAAAVDNPVVLDDGTVSSNGNFHGAPVAYVLDFLAIPIADLASMSERRTDRMLDPARSHGLPPFLAEDPGTDSGLMIAQYTQAGLVSDMKRLAAPASVDSIPSSAMQEDHVSMGWHAARKLRQAVLNLRRVLAIELLTSTRAIALRAPLEPGAAASAVIADLDGRVGAPGEDRFMAPEIEAAEEYVASGRLVRTVESAVGPLN; from the coding sequence ATGACCCTCTTCGACACCGACCTCCCCACCACCGTGCAGCTGGGATCCTCCGGCGTGACGGTGGGTGACGTCATCGCCGTCGCCCGCCACGACGCCCGCGTGGAGCTGACCGACGAGGCCCGCGAGCGCGTGGCCAAGGTGCGCCGCCACATCGACGAGCTGGCGGCGTCGGACGTGCCCGCGTACGGGATCTCCACGGGCTTCGGGGCGCTGGCCAACAAGCACATCCCGCTGGAGAAGCGCACGCGGCTGCAGAAGTCCCTGGTGCGCTCCCACGCCGCGGGCACCGGGCCCACCGTGGAGCGGGAGGTGGTGCGGGCGCTGATGTTCCTGCGCGCCAAGACCCTGGCCTCCGGGCACACGGGCATCCGCGTGGAGACCCTGGAGACCATGCTCGCCGTGCTCAACGCGGGCATCACCCCGGTGGTGCACGAGTTCGGCTCGCTGGGCTGCTCGGGTGACCTGGCCCCGCTCGCCCACTGCGCGCTCGTGCTCATGGGCGAGGGCCGCGCCGTCGGACCCGACGGCACCGAGCGTCCCGTGCCCGAGCTGCTCGCCGAGGCCGGGATCGAGCCCGTGACCCTCGCCGAGAAGGAGGGCCTGGCGCTGATCAACGGCACGGACGGCATGCTGGGCCAGCTCATCATGGCGCTGGCGGACCTGCAGAACCTGCTCACCGCCGCAGACATCACCGCCGCGTTCTCCGTGGAGGGTCTGCTGGGCACGGACCGCGTGTTCGTCCCCGAGCTGCACGAGCCGCTGCGCCCCCACCCGGGCCAGAAGTATGCCGCCGCGAACATGCTCAAGGTGCTGGAGGGCTCCGGCATCGTGGCCTCCCACCGCGTGGGCGACGACCGCGTGCAGGACGCCTACTCCCTGCGCTGCGCCCCCCAGGTGGCGGGCGGCAGCCGGGACACCGCCCGCTACGCGCTGACCGTCGCGCAGCAGGAGCTCGCCGCCGCCGTGGACAACCCCGTGGTCCTGGACGACGGCACCGTGAGCTCCAACGGCAACTTCCACGGCGCCCCTGTGGCCTACGTGCTGGACTTCCTGGCCATCCCCATCGCGGACCTCGCGTCGATGTCCGAGCGGCGCACCGACCGCATGCTCGACCCTGCCCGTTCCCACGGCCTGCCCCCGTTCCTCGCGGAGGACCCGGGCACGGACTCCGGGCTGATGATCGCGCAGTACACCCAGGCCGGGCTGGTCTCGGACATGAAGCGCCTGGCCGCGCCGGCGTCCGTGGACTCGATCCCCAGCTCCGCGATGCAGGAGGACCACGTGTCCATGGGCTGGCACGCCGCCCGCAAGCTGCGCCAGGCCGTGCTGAACCTGCGCCGCGTGCTCGCCATCGAGCTGCTGACCTCCACGCGCGCGATTGCCCTGCGCGCGCCCCTGGAACCGGGCGCGGCGGCGTCGGCGGTCATTGCGGACCTGGACGGCCGCGTGGGCGCGCCCGGCGAGGACCGCTTCATGGCACCGGAGATCGAGGCGGCCGAGGAGTACGTGGCCTCGGGGCGCCTGGTGCGCACGGTCGAGTCCGCGGTGGGCCCGCTGAACTGA
- a CDS encoding FmdB family zinc ribbon protein yields MPVYEFRCEACGPFDAHHAMAQVPRSQVCPACGADARRVFSAVGLSRANSPRARAIDDAARTADAPDVVRSLPRQPGAPGAAPAVTRDPRHAKLPRP; encoded by the coding sequence ATGCCCGTCTACGAGTTCCGGTGCGAGGCCTGCGGGCCGTTCGACGCCCACCACGCCATGGCGCAGGTGCCGCGCTCCCAGGTCTGCCCCGCGTGCGGCGCGGACGCACGGCGCGTGTTCTCCGCGGTGGGCCTGTCCCGCGCGAACTCTCCCCGGGCACGCGCGATCGACGACGCCGCCCGCACGGCTGACGCGCCCGACGTCGTCCGATCCCTGCCCCGCCAGCCCGGCGCCCCCGGAGCGGCCCCTGCCGTGACCCGGGACCCCCGGCACGCGAAGCTGCCGCGGCCGTAG
- the fmdA gene encoding formamidase, protein MPEVIFPLDSTKPFTEQKLTGHNRWHPEIPPVATLKRGESYRIDCREWFDGAIKNDDSADDIRDAPLNRVHALSGPFRIEGAEPGDLLIVDILDVGPIPQEEGPLAGQGWGYTGIFAQKNGGSFLVDQFPDAYKAVWDFRGGECTSRHIPGVKFTGMVHPGLMGTAPSSELLKTWNKREGDLIATDPQRVPPLALPPEPDAAILGSLTGADFDRVAGEGARTAPPRENGGNQDIKNFTKGSRVFYPVYVSGANLSMGDLHFSQGDGEITFCGGIEMGGFIDIHVDVIKGGMDTYGVSENAIFMPGRNGPVYSEWLAFSGTSVTLDGEQRYLDSHLSYQRAILHAIDYLAKFGWSKEQAYLLLGAAPIEGRFSGVVDIPNSCATVYLPTEIFDVDIRPSASGPMQVDPGMGAPRAMNPG, encoded by the coding sequence ATGCCAGAAGTGATTTTCCCGCTGGACTCCACCAAGCCCTTCACCGAGCAGAAGCTGACCGGTCACAACCGCTGGCACCCGGAGATCCCGCCCGTCGCCACGCTCAAGCGCGGCGAGAGCTACCGCATCGACTGCCGCGAGTGGTTCGACGGCGCCATCAAGAACGACGACTCCGCGGACGACATCCGGGACGCCCCGCTGAACCGGGTGCACGCACTGTCCGGGCCGTTCCGGATCGAGGGCGCGGAGCCCGGCGACCTGCTGATCGTGGACATCCTGGACGTGGGTCCCATCCCGCAGGAGGAGGGCCCGCTGGCCGGTCAGGGCTGGGGCTACACGGGGATCTTCGCGCAGAAGAACGGCGGCAGCTTCCTGGTGGACCAGTTCCCGGACGCCTACAAGGCCGTGTGGGACTTCCGCGGCGGCGAGTGCACGTCCCGGCACATCCCCGGCGTGAAGTTCACGGGCATGGTCCACCCCGGTCTCATGGGCACCGCGCCGTCCTCCGAGCTGCTGAAAACGTGGAACAAGCGCGAGGGCGATCTGATCGCCACCGATCCGCAGCGCGTGCCCCCGCTGGCTCTGCCACCCGAACCCGACGCCGCGATCCTGGGTTCGCTGACCGGCGCAGACTTCGACCGCGTGGCCGGCGAGGGCGCCCGCACGGCTCCCCCGCGCGAGAACGGCGGCAACCAGGACATCAAGAACTTCACCAAGGGCTCGCGCGTGTTCTACCCGGTGTACGTGTCCGGGGCGAACCTCTCCATGGGGGACCTGCACTTCTCCCAGGGGGACGGTGAGATCACGTTCTGCGGCGGCATCGAGATGGGCGGTTTCATCGACATCCACGTGGACGTGATCAAGGGCGGCATGGACACCTACGGCGTAAGCGAGAACGCCATCTTCATGCCCGGGCGCAACGGTCCCGTGTACTCGGAGTGGCTGGCGTTCTCGGGCACGTCCGTGACGCTCGACGGCGAGCAGCGTTACCTGGACTCGCACCTGTCCTACCAGCGCGCGATCCTGCACGCGATCGACTACCTCGCCAAGTTCGGCTGGTCCAAGGAGCAGGCGTACCTGCTGCTGGGCGCCGCGCCCATCGAGGGCCGCTTCTCCGGGGTGGTGGACATCCCCAACTCGTGCGCCACGGTGTACCTGCCCACGGAGATCTTCGACGTGGACATCCGTCCCTCCGCCAGCGGCCCCATGCAGGTGGACCCGGGCATGGGCGCCCCGCGTGCGATGAACCCAGGCTGA
- a CDS encoding alpha/beta fold hydrolase yields the protein MFENFETHRIPVPGATIHVRTGGRGEPLLLLHGFPQTHAMWHRLGPALARDHRMVVADLRGYGESTADSEDFSFRAMAADMVAVMRHLGHESFHVVAHDRGARTAHRMTLDAPDAVRSVALLDILPTPTVWELMDDWLAIRYYHWLFLAQPAPMPQGLISAGPLTFLHAALGGLSGTPGSLDTFDPEALAAYEAAAQNPSVVAAWCADYAAAAGVDREHDDADRGTSRNLPALLLWGDDGVVGAQTDPLEAWRPWLPRITGRAVPTGHFMVEERPDEVLAEIQEHLAAAAQN from the coding sequence ATGTTCGAGAACTTCGAGACCCACCGCATCCCGGTCCCCGGGGCGACCATCCACGTGCGGACCGGCGGGCGGGGCGAGCCGCTCCTGCTGCTGCACGGCTTCCCGCAGACCCACGCCATGTGGCACCGCCTGGGTCCGGCCCTCGCGCGGGACCACCGCATGGTCGTCGCGGACCTGCGCGGCTACGGAGAATCCACCGCAGACAGTGAGGACTTCAGCTTCCGGGCCATGGCCGCGGACATGGTGGCCGTGATGCGCCACCTGGGCCACGAGTCCTTCCACGTGGTGGCCCACGACCGCGGCGCCCGCACCGCCCACCGCATGACTCTGGACGCCCCGGACGCCGTGCGCTCCGTGGCGCTGCTGGACATCCTCCCCACCCCCACCGTGTGGGAGCTCATGGACGACTGGCTGGCCATCCGGTACTACCACTGGCTGTTCCTGGCCCAGCCAGCACCCATGCCGCAGGGGCTCATCAGCGCCGGGCCCCTCACGTTCCTGCACGCGGCCCTCGGGGGACTCAGTGGCACTCCCGGTTCCCTGGACACGTTCGACCCCGAGGCGCTCGCTGCCTACGAGGCCGCCGCCCAGAACCCGTCGGTGGTGGCCGCGTGGTGCGCGGACTACGCCGCGGCCGCCGGGGTGGACCGGGAGCACGATGACGCCGACCGCGGCACCTCCCGCAACCTCCCCGCCCTGCTGCTCTGGGGCGACGACGGCGTGGTGGGTGCCCAGACGGATCCGCTGGAGGCGTGGCGGCCGTGGCTGCCGCGGATCACCGGTCGGGCGGTTCCCACCGGGCACTTCATGGTGGAAGAGCGCCCGGACGAGGTGCTGGCGGAGATCCAGGAGCACCTGGCGGCCGCTGCACAAAACTGA
- a CDS encoding DUF262 domain-containing protein, with product MRGQVTEVLKVYGMQERQLVIPVYQRNYDWGLKQCQQLLEDLVNVIQQGRPKHFFGAVVGQPEGSWRWVVIDGQQRLTTVSLLMLALADLLDEGTLESRDPGLAHRIRTSFLLLNEQQDTPRFKLKPVKHDADAYALLFRSDSDHIDTSSVTANYRFFKDQIPRLPIDGDDLWAAVERLEVMHLDLEQHDDAQRIFESLNSTGLALSEADKVRNLVLMGLDVHEQERVYTDYWNRIEVNVGYDTGAFLRWYLVTRTSRIPRQDQVYESFKKYITETGLRGAELLDGVRKYSTYYRQIRTATTGSSKIDLRLRRLNLLKTDVVLPLLMPLFESRETGEITDLDLAECIRTVESYIFRRYIAEVPTNALNKVFATVYRDVKRIRPENRSFAEVLGYSLRKRSGSGAFPDDAEFISSLEVKNLYNFKGERRKYLFECLENLDSNDTRDIANGIEDGSLTIEHVMPQTLTQAWHDELGDEAQRIHEQWLNRLGNLTVTGYNSSYSNSSYSTKRTMKHGFMESPFRLNLEMRSAEHWGEDQLAARTRRLCADALTYWIYPESDFEPARPQLPTEALGTDTNFTGRAAVSFTWNEHHATVANWRDLTTRVFTILLVEHRDEFLQWARTSDWFRVGAAYDPDENGVYRLDDSIGWNASSSTWTKVSLMRRVFSHLELDPEELIITLRSDETAERGQETAETAEGENFPYLEIVKFLPRLVELEGMATDDPLVQETVEEFMQSFHPFRDEQPLKTLGTSVRKFCADPERRAAATAEETIALISSKVDETEHVDPDALAEAAVGGTLSLWVGRLRETSPST from the coding sequence ATGCGCGGACAGGTGACTGAAGTTCTCAAGGTGTACGGGATGCAGGAGCGGCAGCTGGTGATCCCCGTGTACCAGCGCAACTACGACTGGGGGCTGAAACAGTGCCAGCAGCTGCTGGAAGACCTCGTCAACGTCATCCAGCAAGGCCGGCCCAAGCATTTCTTCGGGGCCGTGGTGGGCCAGCCGGAGGGTTCATGGCGGTGGGTGGTGATCGACGGTCAGCAACGACTCACCACGGTCAGTCTGCTCATGCTGGCCCTTGCGGACCTCCTGGACGAGGGCACCCTCGAGTCGCGCGATCCAGGACTCGCCCACAGGATTCGCACCAGCTTCCTGCTGCTCAACGAGCAGCAGGACACACCCCGGTTCAAGCTCAAGCCCGTCAAGCATGATGCGGACGCCTACGCCTTGCTGTTCAGGTCTGACTCGGATCACATCGACACGTCCTCGGTGACCGCCAACTACCGTTTCTTCAAGGATCAGATCCCCCGACTGCCCATCGATGGGGACGACCTGTGGGCCGCGGTAGAGCGCCTCGAGGTCATGCATCTGGACCTGGAGCAGCACGACGATGCACAGCGCATCTTCGAATCGCTCAACTCCACGGGGCTGGCTCTGAGCGAAGCGGACAAGGTGCGGAACCTGGTTCTGATGGGCCTGGACGTCCACGAGCAGGAACGCGTCTACACCGACTACTGGAACCGTATTGAGGTCAACGTCGGCTATGACACCGGGGCATTCCTGCGCTGGTACCTGGTGACTCGCACCTCGCGCATCCCCCGCCAGGACCAGGTTTACGAGTCCTTCAAGAAGTACATCACCGAGACGGGGCTTCGAGGCGCTGAGCTGCTGGACGGGGTCCGGAAGTACTCCACCTACTACCGCCAGATCCGCACCGCCACCACCGGAAGCTCAAAGATCGACCTGCGTCTTCGCCGGCTCAACCTCTTGAAGACCGATGTCGTGCTCCCCCTGCTCATGCCCCTCTTCGAGTCGCGGGAGACCGGCGAGATCACGGACCTCGATCTTGCCGAGTGCATCCGCACCGTGGAGTCGTATATTTTCCGTCGCTACATTGCAGAAGTTCCGACGAATGCGCTGAACAAGGTGTTTGCCACGGTCTACAGGGACGTGAAGCGCATCCGCCCCGAAAACCGTTCCTTCGCCGAAGTCCTGGGGTACTCGCTGCGGAAGCGCTCCGGCTCCGGAGCCTTCCCCGATGACGCTGAGTTCATCAGCAGTCTTGAGGTGAAGAACCTGTACAACTTCAAGGGCGAGCGTCGGAAGTACCTGTTCGAGTGCTTGGAGAACCTGGATTCCAACGACACCAGAGACATCGCCAACGGCATTGAGGACGGGTCTCTCACCATTGAGCACGTCATGCCGCAGACGCTCACGCAGGCATGGCACGACGAACTGGGTGATGAGGCCCAGCGCATCCACGAGCAGTGGTTGAACCGGCTCGGCAACCTGACCGTGACCGGGTACAACTCCTCCTACTCGAACTCTTCGTACTCCACGAAACGCACCATGAAGCACGGATTCATGGAGTCCCCGTTCCGGTTGAACCTGGAGATGCGCAGCGCCGAACACTGGGGCGAGGACCAGCTGGCGGCACGGACCCGCCGTCTCTGCGCAGATGCGCTCACCTACTGGATCTATCCCGAGAGCGACTTCGAACCGGCCCGACCGCAGCTGCCCACGGAAGCACTGGGAACGGACACCAACTTCACGGGCAGGGCTGCTGTGTCCTTCACGTGGAACGAGCACCACGCCACGGTGGCCAACTGGCGGGACCTGACGACCCGGGTATTCACGATCCTTCTGGTTGAGCACCGGGACGAGTTCCTCCAGTGGGCCCGGACCTCCGACTGGTTCCGCGTAGGCGCGGCCTACGACCCGGACGAGAACGGCGTGTACCGCCTGGACGACAGCATCGGCTGGAACGCATCGTCGAGCACCTGGACAAAGGTCTCCCTGATGCGCAGGGTTTTTTCCCACCTGGAGCTGGACCCCGAAGAGCTGATCATCACCCTGCGTTCGGACGAGACCGCGGAGCGGGGACAGGAAACCGCAGAAACTGCCGAGGGCGAGAACTTCCCCTACCTGGAAATCGTGAAGTTCCTGCCCCGCCTCGTTGAGCTCGAGGGCATGGCCACGGACGACCCCCTGGTGCAGGAAACGGTGGAGGAGTTCATGCAGTCCTTCCACCCGTTTCGGGACGAGCAGCCACTCAAGACCCTGGGGACCAGCGTGCGGAAGTTCTGCGCCGATCCGGAACGACGCGCCGCCGCGACTGCGGAGGAAACCATTGCCCTCATCTCCTCCAAGGTGGACGAGACGGAGCACGTGGATCCGGATGCCCTGGCCGAGGCAGCCGTGGGGGGCACCCTGTCCCTGTGGGTGGGGCGCCTGCGGGAAACGAGTCCCAGCACCTGA